The DNA sequence AGATACAAGCACAATCAAATAAAAATATTTTTGATTGGATTTTTTTTACTATTAGCTGTTTTAATGTTTGGGAAAACTGTAAATGGTTCTAGAAGATGGCTTGCAATTTTTAAATATACGATTCAACCATCAGAGTTTGCAAAAATATTATATATTTTATTTTTTGCTTCATTAATAGAAAAGTATAAAATGAAAAAAAGGACAGATCCTGAACTTATTATAGCTGGATTAACAACATTAGGAATTTATGCAGGATTAATATTTTTAGAAAAAGATTTAAGTACAACGTTTCATTTGATATTGATATCTGCAATAATGTTTTTTGCGACAGATATTAAAATAAAGTATGTAATAACTGGATTTTTTGTATCAATATCAGGAGCAGTTTTATCAATAGTATCAAGTAAAAATAGAGCAAGAAGAGTAATAGAGTACTGGGAAGGGATAAAAAAAACAGGTGTTGGAGGAGGAGGACAAGTAAAGCAATCTATTATTGGAATAGGAAATGGAGGCTTATTTGGAACTGGTTTTGGAAAAGGATTGCAAAAGTATAATTTTTTACCAGAACAACATACTGATTTTATATTCTCAATTATAGCGGAAGAGTTAGGATTTATATTAACAACAATATTATTGACAATATACTTAGTGTTTATAACGATAGGCGGAGTTGCTATTTTTAGGGTGAAAAGTTATTATGGAAAATTTGTGATTTTAGGAATATTTTCAATGATTATTACGCAGGTTCTTTTAAATATATTTGTTGCATTAGGAATTATTCCAGCTACAGGAATTCCATTGCCATTTATAAGTGCAGGTGGAAGTTCAATAGTTGCTCTTTTAATAGGAATGGGAATAGTTTTTAATATTTTAAGTGAGGGAGAAAATTAATGAAAAAGGTTTTAATTGCAGCAGGTGGAACTGGCGGACATATATATCCAGCATTAGCAGTAGCAAATGAGCTAAGGAAAAAGGATATTGAAGTTATATTTGTAGGGACGAAGACTCGAATGGAAAAAGATATTATTCCAGCGAATAATTTTAAGTTTGTGGGATTGGATATAATACCATTTAGAAAATTAAAATCGTTATTTAAAGCGTTAAAAGCGACAATAAAAATAATGAAGATTATAAAAAAAGAAAAAATTGAAAATGTAATTGGATTTGGAAATTATATATCAGTTCCAGCGATACTTGCAGGATTAATATATAAAAAAAATATATATTTACATGAGCAAAATGTAAAGATGGGACAAGCTAATAGATGGTTTTATAGATTTTCTAAAAAAACATTTGTTAGTTTTGATGATACATTTGAAGAGATGCCTTTGAAATATCAAGATAAAGTTATAGTGACTGGAAATCCTTTGAGAGAAGAATTTTATAATGTGAATAGATTAGAGGAAAGAAAAAGATTAAAAATTAGTGAAAATGAAAAAGTTATATTAATTACAGGTGGAAGTTTAGGAGCAAAAAGTATAAATGAATTTGTTTTGAAAAATTGGGAAAGATTTTTTAAAGAAAAAGATTTTAGAGTATATTGGGCTACAGGGAAAATAAATTTTGATGAAATAAACAATAAAATTACTAAGTTAAAGAACAATGATGTCATTAAGCCATATTTTGAAAATATGCACTCTATTATGGAAGTAGCGGATATTGTGATTAGTAGAGCAGGAGCTAGTATAATTTCTGAATTAATAGAGCTTAGTAAGCCATCTATTTTAATACCATATAATTTTGTGGGGCAATATGAAAATGCTAAAATATTAGAAGATATAGGGGCAACCGTTCTTTTTAAAGATGAAGAGATAGATAGTGCAATGGATTATATATTTGAGCTCGGAAATGATA is a window from the Haliovirga abyssi genome containing:
- a CDS encoding FtsW/RodA/SpoVE family cell cycle protein, which translates into the protein MTNNKKLIRGILIIIIILAVISFMFIYSSSAYIAEEKNLGQWYFVKKQAIWYMLGFALMMIFRHIDYKRYKHNQIKIFLIGFFLLLAVLMFGKTVNGSRRWLAIFKYTIQPSEFAKILYILFFASLIEKYKMKKRTDPELIIAGLTTLGIYAGLIFLEKDLSTTFHLILISAIMFFATDIKIKYVITGFFVSISGAVLSIVSSKNRARRVIEYWEGIKKTGVGGGGQVKQSIIGIGNGGLFGTGFGKGLQKYNFLPEQHTDFIFSIIAEELGFILTTILLTIYLVFITIGGVAIFRVKSYYGKFVILGIFSMIITQVLLNIFVALGIIPATGIPLPFISAGGSSIVALLIGMGIVFNILSEGEN
- the murG gene encoding undecaprenyldiphospho-muramoylpentapeptide beta-N-acetylglucosaminyltransferase, which codes for MKKVLIAAGGTGGHIYPALAVANELRKKDIEVIFVGTKTRMEKDIIPANNFKFVGLDIIPFRKLKSLFKALKATIKIMKIIKKEKIENVIGFGNYISVPAILAGLIYKKNIYLHEQNVKMGQANRWFYRFSKKTFVSFDDTFEEMPLKYQDKVIVTGNPLREEFYNVNRLEERKRLKISENEKVILITGGSLGAKSINEFVLKNWERFFKEKDFRVYWATGKINFDEINNKITKLKNNDVIKPYFENMHSIMEVADIVISRAGASIISELIELSKPSILIPYNFVGQYENAKILEDIGATVLFKDEEIDSAMDYIFELGNDRKKLLEISNNIKKLKKGNSTRKIVEELDIWRKI